Proteins encoded by one window of Manihot esculenta cultivar AM560-2 chromosome 10, M.esculenta_v8, whole genome shotgun sequence:
- the LOC110624271 gene encoding uncharacterized protein LOC110624271: MKHSLDGGIGLNSDTLLVIKLPDSQILRIVSRSVFLAVFLLTLPCIGSILKELSSTSNYNLHTQGFDSDLIAVEYLESLLLDLANEGLIKKGDKAFFVSAGIGAVIDNLRFLNANEIELVLASDLGQQVLFHDASFDFVFGFGIEDFEFLDQIVKVGGVLVTQLTDLPNAFQKKSNYRLVYLRRYSSTIVAMKKTSLANELVDSSYSRRQLCELSLEAKKASLDGLEDVLLEPPMHRKFLKKFNYFPDLLGDSLEDYPRRVFVDVSLQEEKDRVMAWFHENYPTRNQNFEIYNIEMVLEGVSKTVAPSIDVSDWLMKNVKQDEFVVMKAEAEVVEEMIRRKTIDLVDELFLECENQWHNGEEKRSKRAYWECLALYGRLRDKGIAVHQWWS, encoded by the coding sequence ATGAAGCATTCGCTGGATGGTGGCATTGGTTTAAATTCTGATACCCTCTTGGTAATTAAGCTTCCTGATTCGCAGATTCTGCGTATTGTGTCTCGCTCGGTTTTTTTAGCTGTTTTTCTTCTTACGTTACCTTGCATTGGTTCCATTTTAAAGGAACTTTCTTCAACTTCTAATTATAATCTGCACACGCAAGGTTTTGATTCTGATTTGATTGCTGTTGAATATTTGGAGTCGCTATTGCTAGATTTGGCCAATGAGGGCCTTATCAAGAAGGGCGATAAAGCTTTCTTTGTAAGCGCCGGCATCGGTGCTGTAATTGATAATTTAAGATTCTTGAATGCCAATGAAATTGAATTGGTGTTGGCATCTGATCTGGGGCAACAAGTATTGTTCCATGATGCATCATTTGATTTTGTATTTGGATTTGGGATTGAAGATTTTGAATTCCTGGACCAAATTGTGAAAGTTGGTGGTGTTCTGGTTACTCAATTGACTGACCTTCCAAATGCTTTCCAAAAGAAATCAAACTATAGACTTGTTTATCTTCGGCGTTATAGTTCAACCATTGTGGCAATGAAAAAGACTAGTTTAGCAAATGAACTGGTGGATTCTTCATATTCGAGGAGGCAGCTCTGTGAGTTGTCATTGGAGGCGAAGAAAGCATCATTGGATGGCTTGGAAGATGTTCTGCTTGAGCCCCCAATGCATAGGAAATTCTTGAAGAAATTCAACTATTTTCCTGATTTGTTAGGGGATTCTTTAGAAGATTATCCGCGTCGAGTTTTTGTTGATGTGAGCTTGCAAGAGGAGAAGGACAGGGTAATGGCATGGTTTCATGAGAACTATCCAACTAGGAATCAAAACTTCGAGATATACAACATTGAAATGGTGCTTGAAGGAGTGTCAAAAACAGTGGCACCAAGCATTGATGTTTCAGATTGGTTAATGAAGAATGTGAAGCAAGATGAGTTTGTTGTAATGAAGGCAGAAGCAGAAGTGGTGGAGGAGATGATAAGGAGGAAGACTATTGATTTGGTGGACGAACTATTTCTAGAGTGTGAGAATCAGTGGCACAATGGGGAAGAGAAGAGAAGCAAGAGAGCTTATTGGGAGTGTTTGGCTTTGTATGGCAGGCTGAGAGATAAAGGAATTGCTGTGCATCAATGGTGGAGTTGA
- the LOC110624515 gene encoding mitochondrial uncoupling protein 5: MGLKGFVEGGIASIVAGASTHPLDLIKVRMQLQGESHLPNPASLQALRPAIAFNTVAAGAGNISLPVEIAPPPARVGPISIGVRIIQSEGAAALFTGVSATILRQTLYSTTRMGLYDVLKHKWTDQDTGSMPLPRKILAGLISGGIGAAVGNPADVAMVRMQADGRLPIDQRRNYKSVFDALTQMSKQEGIASLWRGSSLTVNRAMIVTASQLATYDQIKEMILEKGVMSDGIGTHVTASFAAGFVASVASNPIDVIKTRVMNMKVETGGEPPYKGALDCAMKTVKAEGPMALYKGFIPTISRQGPFTVVLFVTLEQVRKLLKDF, from the coding sequence ATGGGTTTGAAGGGTTTTGTTGAAGGTGGTATTGCCTCCATCGTCGCTGGTGCCTCCACCCATCCTCTTGATCTCATCAAGGTTCGCATGCAACTTCAAGGTGAATCCCACCTCCCCAATCCAGCTTCCCTTCAAGCCCTCCGTCCTGCAATCGCCTTCAACACGGTTGCTGCAGGTGCCGGCAATATTTCACTACCTGTAGAAATTGCTCCTCCACCTGCTCGTGTTGGACCCATTTCTATTGGTGTTCGTATCATTCAATCTGAAGGTGCTGCAGCCCTTTTCACTGGTGTATCTGCCACTATACTTCGCCAGACCTTGTACTCAACCACCCGTATGGGTCTTTACGATGTTCTCAAACACAAGTGGACAGATCAAGACACCGGAAGCATGCCTCTTCCACGCAAGATTCTTGCCGGCCTTATCTCCGGCGGTATCGGAGCCGCCGTTGGGAACCCCGCTGACGTGGCTATGGTCCGAATGCAGGCTGATGGACGTCTCCCAATTGACCAACGTCGCAACTACAAGAGTGTGTTTGATGCTCTAACTCAAATGTCAAAGCAAGAAGGAATTGCTAGCCTCTGGCGTGGCTCAAGTCTTACAGTGAACCGTGCAATGATCGTCACTGCATCACAGCTCGCAACCTATGATCAGATCAAGGAGATGATATTGGAGAAGGGTGTGATGAGTGATGGAATAGGGACCCATGTGACGGCGAGCTTCGCAGCTGGGTTTGTGGCATCGGTGGCTTCAAACCCTATAGATGTGATAAAGACTAGGGTTATGAACATGAAGGTGGAGACAGGGGGGGAGCCGCCATACAAGGGTGCATTAGACTGTGCAATGAAGACAGTGAAGGCGGAGGGTCCAATGGCTTTGTATAAGGGATTTATCCCTACAATCTCAAGGCAAGGACCTTTCACTGTGGTGCTGTTTGTCACGCTAGAGCAGGTCAGGAAGCTGCTCAAAGATTTCTAA
- the LOC122724877 gene encoding mitochondrial uncoupling protein 5-like, giving the protein MGLKGFVEGGIASIVAGASTHPLDLIKVRMQLQGESHLPNPASLQALRPAIAFNTVAAGAGNISLPVEIAPPPARVGPISIGVRIIQSEGAAALFSGVSATILRQTLYSTTRMGLYDVFKHKWTDQDTGSMPLPLKILAGLISGGIGAAVGNPADVAMVRMQADGRLPIDQRRNYKSVFDALTQMSKQEGIASLWRGSSLTVNRAMIVTASQLASYDQIKEMILEKGVMSDGIGTHVTASFAAGFVASVASNPIDVIKTRVMNMKVETGAEPPYKGALDCAMKTVRAEGPMALYKGFIPTISRQGPFTVVLFVTLEQVRKLLKDF; this is encoded by the coding sequence ATGGGTTTGAAGGGTTTTGTTGAAGGTGGTATTGCCTCCATCGTCGCTGGTGCCTCCACCCATCCTCTTGATCTCATCAAGGTTCGCATGCAACTTCAAGGTGAATCCCACCTCCCCAATCCAGCTTCCCTTCAAGCCCTCCGTCCTGCTATCGCCTTCAACACGGTTGCTGCTGGTGCCGGCAATATTTCACTACCTGTAGAAATTGCTCCTCCACCTGCTCGTGTTGGACCCATTTCTATCGGTGTTCGTATCATTCAATCTGAAGGTGCTGCAGCCCTTTTCTCTGGTGTATCTGCCACTATACTTCGCCAGACCTTGTACTCAACCACCCGTATGGGTCTTTACGATGTTTTCAAACACAAGTGGACAGATCAAGACACCGGAAGCATGCCTCTTCCACTCAAGATTCTTGCCGGCCTTATCTCCGGCGGTATCGGAGCCGCCGTTGGGAACCCCGCTGACGTGGCTATGGTCCGAATGCAGGCTGATGGACGTCTCCCAATTGACCAACGTCGCAACTACAAGAGTGTGTTTGATGCTCTGACTCAAATGTCAAAGCAAGAAGGAATTGCTAGCCTCTGGCGTGGCTCAAGTCTAACAGTGAACCGTGCAATGATCGTCACTGCATCACAGCTCGCATCCTATGATCAGATCAAGGAGATGATATTGGAGAAGGGAGTGATGAGCGATGGAATTGGGACCCATGTGACGGCGAGCTTCGCAGCTGGGTTTGTGGCATCAGTGGCTTCAAACCCTATAGATGTGATAAAGACTAGGGTTATGAACATGAAGGTGGAGACAGGGGCGGAGCCGCCATACAAGGGTGCATTAGACTGTGCAATGAAGACAGTGAGGGCGGAGGGTCCAATGGCTTTGTATAAGGGATTTATCCCTACAATCTCAAGGCAAGGACCTTTCACTGTGGTGCTGTTTGTCACGCTAGAGCAGGTCAGGAAGCTGCTCAAAGATTTCTAA